The genomic region GATGAAATCGTCGAATTGGCCGTCTCTCTCGTAGAAAATATTTGCAGCACCCGGCTCAATGACACGCAGATTCCTTATGCCGCTGTCATCCGGTATTTTCTGAAAAAAAGCGATACGCTTTTCGGAAGGGCATTTACCCATATTGCCCAAAATTATACATGCTATTTTGGCGGCTTGTTTGATGCATGCAGCGCTGTTGATACCGGAAACTGGAAACAGTTTCTTGAGAAAAATGGATACCGGCCGTCCCGGGATGCGGACCCGAAGGATTTCATTCCTGTTTCCCTGGAACATCTTGAGGCGCTGTACCGTGGAATGGCCGATTCCGGCAAGGGCTATACCTGCAGATCCGAACAGATTCGCTATGCCGGTCATGTGGCCCGCGCGTTAAACGATAGCGCCGTGTTGACCATTGAAGCCGGTACCGGTACCGGAAAAACCCAGGGCTATCTGATCCCGGTTCTGGAATTTCTCTACCGCAACAAGAATGCCCGGGTGGTTATCTCTACGTACACCAAGAGCCTCCAGGAGCAGATTTATCAGCGGGAGCTGACGGTTGCTTTTGATGTGTTCAAACATTACAGAGACATCCCTTTTTCGCTGTTAAAAGGAAAGTCCAGCTATATCTGCGCGGTCAAGCTGGATAACCTTTATGAGGAAACGCTGAGCGGACCCGGTTTGCTGGCGTGGTTGTATTTTTTGATGCGGGTGCTGGATTTTCGCAACTGCGATTCGGATTCCATCGGACTGAAAGTGGCGGATTATCTTGGGGGGCCTGTCAATTTTTATCAGATGCTTCACGAAATATCGGCTAAAACCGGGTGCCATTCCGGGCACCAGAGATGTCCTGCCCAGATTGTAACCATCGAAGCATCCGCAGCCCGTTTGATCATCACCAATCATCATAAACTGGCGCTGCTGGATCAGGATCCAAGACTGGCGGGGTTGTTCAGGAATTATGTGGTGGATGAAGCCAACCATTTTGAGCATTCCGTTCGAAATGCTTTTGGTGAAGAAGTCCGGTCCTTTGATATTGCCGCTGTTGCCGATTATCTCGAGTCTGTTGCAGGAAGACTCCTCAAACGCGCTGCCGGCGATCCTGAAGCTTGCATCCGGATGGCCCTGAGCCGGATTCATGTTCTGAAGAATCAGATCAGTCAGCTGCGTGATGCGCTGAGTTCAATAAGCTCGAAATCCGGGGCAGGGGACATTCAACCGGTTCAGTACGATCATCCGGCATTTCAAAACGGCCATATCAAATATCATCTTCAACCGCTGGTTGAATCAGTCAGTGGCGTATGCGCGGGTTTCGACTGGCTTAAAGATGCAGCTGCCTGCAGGGGGGTTAAGCTTCAACGCAGAACCGCCGAGCGGATTAAAACATCGGTTGCTCAGTTGTCAGAATACGGTGAATCATTGAAACTGATCGAAACCATTTCCGCCAGCCAGCATCATGTGGCGGCATTTCAGTGCTTTCGGAATCACTGGACGCTGATGGCCCATGAGGTGGAAGTATCGGACCTGATCCGGCGTTATATGTTTCAGCAAAAAGATGCAATTGTTTTCACTGCGGCAACCCTGACCTACAAGGGCCGGTTTGATACCTTCAGGGAAATTGCCGGAATGCTTCCGTCTCAGGACAAAGAGCCTGGCGAAGCGGATGCCAGAGAATTCCGGTTTGAAAAAATCCCCTCTTTATTTTCAAAAGACGCGATAGAAATCATCGTCCCCGATGAAGCGGTAACCGGAAGGTATGACAATAAAACAAACTGGACCCATTCTGTGGTGGCTCAGCTGCCGGAGCTGATCCGGAAAAACAGGGGACGGACACTGGTCCTGTTTTCCAGTTATGCGGATTTAATCGAAATTGTGTCGCGGGTGTCAGCCGCTGTCACCGAATCGATGTACCCGCTTTTGATTCAGCAAAAAGGGTGCCCCACCGTGAATCTGTGCGATGAATTCCGAACAGTGAAAGAAAGCGTTCTTTTCGGTGTGGATACCTTCTGGTACGGCGTTGATTTCAAAGGCGATACCCTGACGCAGGTGATCATCACCCGGATTCCCTACCCAACGCCATATGACCCGATTCAGATGGCCAGAAAGAAAATCCTGTCCCCGTCTTCGTACTGGAAACGGTATCATTATGATACCGGCATCAAATTAAAACAGGGGGTCGGTCGTTTGATCCGATCCGACACGGACAGGGGAAAGATTATTATCCTGGATACTCGGTTTAAAAAGCAGATGCTGGAAGATGGGTGAAAAAGAAATAGAAAAAAAGGACTGAGTGCTGAGGACCCGGGACTGAGTTAAAAAATGATGGCTGGTGGCAAAAAAGTAAGCAGTAGGCGGTAGGCAGGAAAAGCTGATATCCCTTAACTTTATCCACCAATTAATAACCCATAACAGATAACAATCAATTCGTAATCCACATGCAACTATATCTTGCCCCGATGCGGGGTTTCACCGATTCGGTGTATCGTAACGTATTTTCCCGATATTTTGACGGGATCGATCTGGCCATCGCACCGTTTATCAGCACGATGCGGGGGGATAAGATTAAACCGGTACATATCAGGGGGCTTTTGCCTGAACAGAACCAGTCCATGCCGCTTATCCCGCAGATTCTGAGCAACGATGCCGACGGATTTATCCGTCTGGCCGTTTATCTGTCGGATTTGGGTTATAAAACGTTGAACTGGAACCTGGGGTGTCCGCATTCCATGGTAGCCAATAAAAAAAGAGGTTCGGGACTGCTGCCGTTTCCGGTTCAGATTGACGCGTTTCTGGACCGGGTGATGCCTGCCATTCCCAACCGGCTTTCCATCAAGACACGGCTTGGCCGGTATGATGCAGATGAGATTTTTGAGCTGCTGCCCGTTTTTAACCGGTATCTCCTGGAAGAAATCATTATTCATCCGAGAACCGGTGTGCAGATGTATACGGGCAAGACCGATCTGGACCGCTTCGCCATGTGTCTGGAAATATCCGACCATCCTGTGGTGTATAACGGTGATATCTGTTCCCGGGACGATTTTGTCAGGCTTTCAGCGAGGTTTGGCCGGATAAGCAGATGGATGCTGGGAAGAGGGGTTCTGGCCGATCCTTTTCTGCCCGGAACCATCAAACGGGGTTCAGCGGTCTGCACCGACAGCATCGGGACGCTCAAACAGTTTCACGATGATCTGTTTGAGCAATACCGTGAGCTGTTGAGCGGCCCTTCACATGTTGTGCAGAGGATGAAAGGATTGTGGAGGTATATTGCCCAACCCTTTCCGGACAACGGGAAAGTGCTCAAAAAAATTTACAGAGCCAGAGACATCGACTCGTATCGGCAATGGGTGGAAGCCTTTTTTGAGAGCGCTTCGCTTGAGAAGTGCCGCTCCTCAAGCGTCAGCGCTCCTTAAGCGAAGCGATAGCGTTGGCGATCACCTGAATTGCGGTTCGGATTTCATCGGCCGTGGTCATTTTTCCGGTGCTGAATCTTACCGTTCCTTTGGCCCATTCCATGGGGATATTCATGGCTTTGAGCACATGGGAAATGTCCACCGTATCGGAATGACAGGCCGCACCCGGGGATGCCGCTATTTCCAGGCCTGTTTGTTCAAGAATACGGTTGGATTCAAGTCCTCGGAATGACACACTCAGCGTATTGGGCAGCCGATGGCGCGGATGACCATTGAACCTGATCTCGCTGATTTCTTTTTTTAGTCCTTCATACAGCATCTCCTGCATGGCCTGCATGTGGGCACGGTTCTGGTCCATATCCCGTTTTGCGATTTCGCAGGCTTTTCCGAGTCCTGCAATTTCCAGAACATTTTCGGTTCCCGGGCGCCGCCCCTTTTCCTGTCCGGCCCCGTGGATTAACGGCGCCGGCTCAACACCCTCCCGGATATACAATGCACCGATTCCCTTTGGCGCATAGAGCTTATGCCCGGCGATTGAGAGCAGGTCAACCCCCAGTTTCTGAACGTCAACCGGAATTTTTCCCATGGATTGAGCCGCATCGGTATGCATGATCACGTTTTTGCGCTTTGCGGCGCGGGCAATTTCTTCAACCGGCTCGATGGTTCCCACTTCGTTGTTCGCATGCATGAGGGTAATCAGAATCGTTTCCGGCCGGATGGCGTTTTCAACGTCAGACACACGGATCAGGCCATGGCCGTCTACCGGCAGACGCGTGATGGTAAATCCGTGAGATTCCAGGTAACTGCATACCTGAAGCACGGCAGGATGTTCGATCTGTGAGGTGATGATATGATTGCCCCGGTTGCGGTATGCCGATGCAATGCCTTTGATGGCAAAGTTGTTGGACTCGGTTCCGCCGCTGGTGAAAATAATTTCCTCCGGACGGCAATTGATGAGCGATGCGATCTGCCTTCGTGCATGAATTACCGCTTTCGCCGGGGCGATTCCGTACCAGTGACTGCTGGAAGGATTGCCGAATTCAGTTTCCAGAAAAGGCCGCATGGCATCAATCACTTCAGGATCATGCGGCGTTGTTCCATTGTAGTCCAGATAGATCGGTTTTTTCATGTTTCAATCTCCAAAAATTCAGTCGTGAGTCATGGACAGTCGTGAGTCGTGAGTCCTCAGTCCTTTTTTACTTTGCCCTTTGCCCTCTGTCATCTGTCCCTTCCTTCCCCCGAAAGTTGAAAGGATTTTACAAAACGGCTGTCGATCAAATGCTTGAGCAGGAGTGCCAGTTTTGATTTCCATACCCATGAGTTTCTGAAAAAGATGCCGGTGCCATCTCCCATATTCAATATCAGCATATAGGTTTTTTGAGGGGTAAACGGTTTATACGTTCCATGGGTGAGGGACGCAACAATATTATGAAACAGGATCGGGTTCTGCCGGACGGCATATACGCCGATTCCGGGAAGCGGCATTGAATTGAAACAGATGCAGTCTCCGCCTCCGAATATCTCCGGCCGGGTGATGCACTGCAGATAGTCGTTTACAAGAAGCCCGCCGTCATTTCCGACAGGAAGTCCTGAATCCCTGAAAAACGAGGACGGCCGGGTTCCGGTAGCCATGAAAACCATGTCAGCGGACAGAATGGAGCCGTCGGTAAGCTCGACGCTGTGGGCATGAATTTTTTTTAACCTGGCCTGCTCAATCACATGAATATGGCGGGCGGTCAATGAACCCAGGGCGTGATACCGAACCTTTTCGTTGAACCTGCCTAACAGGCGGCGGCCGGCAATCAGATGAATTGTCACATGAGTTGGGGCCCTGTTTGCCAGTCGTCGGATATTTGCCGATATTTCAACCCCGGCGGCCCCGCCGCCGGCAACGACGATATGAATGGGTTGGTTTTTTTTAAATCGGGTTTCGATTGCCTGACGGGCATCGATCAGCCGCTCGATGGGTTTTGCCGGGTATACATGATTTGACCCGTAAATGTCCCCTTCAACCGGAATATAACTGCCGGTATTGAACGATACAATATCGTAAGAAATAATTTTACCGGTATGGAGCATCAGATGCCGTTTGTCCGGATCGATCCTGATGACGCTGCCTTCTATAAACTGCCCGCCTCTGTCCTGAACCATCTTCATGGTATTGAACCGCGCCTGGCGCGGCTGATACCTCCCGGATAAAAGACCCGGCCCCATGCCCGAATAATAATGCCAGGGACCCGGATTGATGGCAGTGACCCGATGCCCCATACCGGTGATGGCCTGCAATCGTTTCAGCAGCGTCAGGTGCGCATGCCCCGTTCCAGCGATGACAAGGTGTTTTTTCAAAATAGCGCCTTTCAAACGGTTGACGGAAGTCAGAGGATAAGGGGTCAGGTCTTCGTTTGACCCTTATTCGATAAAAAGACAGATATCCAGCTACCCGGCCAACTGATCCCCGAATAACCAATGTCTCTTCTACCTGAATATTTTATCCCTGCAGCGCTGTTTTTTTCAATAGTCGATTTAAAATTTACGGAATATGCGTTATATAGGATAAAATCAGGCATCGGCCTGATGCCATTGAAAAAAATACATGAATTTGTGGATAGTCCGGAGGTTTCCTGGATTAAAGGGAAAACGGATTTTATTGATTCGTTGGTCGCTGAACGGATAAGGAGGTTTTACCGGTGAATACAAGAACAATAGTGGTTATGATTCTGACCCTGTGGCTGGTTATGGGGCTGGGCTTTTTAACCGCTTACTTTCGGGATCGACGAGAGGGTAAATCCAAATTTCAATGCTGGCTGTCTGTGGAAGGCCTGCTGTTTATCCTGAGCGTGATTATTTCGATACTTGTCCTGGTGTATCAATCTGTTGGCCGCTGACGGCGGGGGAAAAGCTGGCGGCTGACAGCTGATGGCAAAAAGGGCTGTAGACGCAGGCGGTTAAGAAAACCCGGTTCTTTTCCCGTTGCCGGTTATTTCTGACGATCTCCGGCTGTTCAAACAATTTACTCTGATCATGCGATTTGAAATGACAATCAATTTAACACATTTTTTGAATCAGCCCCTGACGATTGGAACCCGACAGATTCAAACGCGGCTGAGTCTTGCGCCAATGGCAAGGCTTGGCAATGTTGCGTTCAGGGAACTGGTTTCGTCATTCGGGGGGTACGGGCTCCTGTTTACAGAAATGTGCAGTTCAAAAACCGTTGCGCAGGGCAACGGACCGAAATGGACGGGATTCCGGTGGCGAAAAGCGGAGCTTTCCGAACTGGTTTGTCAGCTTTTTGGAAATGATCCCGGCATGATGGCCGCTGCTGCCCGGCGGGTCGAGCATGAGGGCTTTTTCGGGGTAGACATTAACTTCGGGTGCAGTGTGCATGCGCTGTGCAAACAGAACTGCGGTGCGGCTCTGCTGAAGCAGCCGGCTCTGGCCGCTGAAATCGTCTCATCGGTCAGGCGTTCGGTGGCATGTCCGGTTTTTGTAAAGTTTCGAACCGGCTGGCAGGATGATCCGCAGATTGCCGTGGATCTGGCCAGACGCTTTGAAGATGCCGGAGCCGATGCCTTGTCCTTCCATCCCAGAGTAGCGCCGGATCGAAGGACCCGCCTGCCGAAATGGGAATACATTGGCAATGTCAAAGCTTCCGTGGATATTCCGGTATTTGGTAACGGCAATGTATTTGATGCCGGAGATTGCAGTAAAATGATTGAGACCACCGGATGTGACGCGGTTATGGTGGGCAGACTTGCGGTGGCTAAGCCCTGGATTTTTTCATCCCTGTCAGGCGATTATCAGCCGGAACCGGAAACCTGCGCCGATTGTGCGTTAAAGCTTTTGAAACAGCTTCCGGAATATTATGACGTGACGACAGCGTTGAGACGCTTTAAAGAATTCATGTCATATTTTGCTGCCAATTTTCGTTTCGGCCACAGTCTGTATCTTCAGATTCGGCGACAGGATACCCTGAACGCAGTGGAAGAAACCATCGTCCGTTTTTTCAGCACCCAGCCGGAAATGATGGCGTCCAAACCGAACATCAGCTTGTTCAGGTGAAGGAGGGATAGAGGCTTGAGTGTCGGAAAGCGCAGGGAGCAGGCCGGTGGGGCGGGGAAGGTGAGGCGTAAGTAAGAAGCAGGCAGCGTAAAAAAGCTGACAGCTGACGACAGATAACCAATAACGGCAAATTTGGAGGAGGTAACGTTTTGGGTATTTTTGATATATGGAAATTATCAAAAAAAGATAGTGGTGAAGGCAATTCAGCGGGCGACCGTTCCGGGGGAAAATCTTACGCCGGTATAAATCCGGTGGACTCGAGCATGTCATCGGCCGATATACAGCAATACATTGAAACGGAGCTGTCGAAATTTAAAAAAGCCGCGGATTTGAAAGATCATCGTTACAGAGCAGGGGTTATTAATTTTGTAGACGTGGTACAGGATGATCTGACGTCAGTGAACGAAAATAATTATCGCGCGGTGGTGAATATGACCATTGCGACATTGAAAAATTTTATCGAGGTGGAAAAGGAAATAAACCGGAATCTTTTCGAACAGATCAAAGCCGGCAAGTCTTGAAGATGAAGCGGGGGAAACGGACGTTATCATTTTTTTTGAGACAATTTTTCGATAGCCTCTATATAACGGTTTTTGGGTTGGAGACCGTACATCTTGTAAATTTGTTTTTTGTTTTTAAAAAATATCACCACGGGGATGCCGCTGATCCTGAATCTGGATGCCAATGCGCGATGTTTATCCACATCTAATTTGCAAACGGTGACTTTGGCGAAGTTTTTTTCGGCAATATCTTCTATTATCGGGGACAGTATTTTGCAGGGTTTGCACCAGTCTGCATAAAAATCCACCATGATCAGGTTACTGCCGCTCGTTGCGATGATATCATCAAACTGCGCTTGCGTTTTAATAACGATGGGTGCTGATTTTTCAGGATCGTTGTTTCGGGTACTCGAAGCTTCTTTCTGGCCGTACGCCCCGGATACGAAAATACAAGCGATCAATATTACCGCCCGGACGATGCTTCGCGGGAGGAGGTTAAACATGGTTCGGGTCATTTAGAAATCTCCATTCATGGATATTTAAAAAACGGGTATCGATGCCGGTTTGCAAACGATATCACGCTTCGTAACTGACATGAATCATGTTAAAATTATTTTGATTTTATTTCAATCCTTTACTACACAAAAATCATATCCGCCACAGGCCTTGGTCTGAAGGCCAATTACGATATCATCCGGGCCCATGGCGGCGCCCCATATCAGTGTCCGTTCCAAGCCTCCGGGGCCGTTACGGTTTATCTGCCGGCCATCGATACTGCGGATTCGTTGGTTATGAAAAAACTGCCGGATTTTTGATACAGCCTGCGTTTGATCTTTTTTGTCGGTGTTTTCTCAAATTCCTCGGTGAAGAGTTCTATTCTGGAGATTTTACTGTATACGGGCAGCTGTTTATTCAATTGATTTCGGATTTCCTCCAATTTAAGCTGCAGTTCATTCTCGCTCAGGCCTTTGCTGTTGACTGCCTGATAGTCCGGATAGATCAGGCCGGTAAGCTTTCCGTCTTTTTCGATCACCAGTGATTCTTCAACAAAGGGCATGTTATTGAGTTTTGATTCAATTTCTTCGGGATAGATATTCTGACCCGAAGAATTGAGAATCATGTGTTTGGATCGGCCTTTGATAAAAATGAAACCCTCTTCGTCAATCTGGCCAAGGTCTCCGGTATGAAACCATCCTTCCTGGTCAATGGCTTCGGCCGTATTGTCCGGATCTTTGTAATAGCCGTCCATGATGTTTTCACCCCGGACCAGAATTTCTCCCACAATTTTTCGCGGATTTTCCGAATCGATTTTGATTTCCAGCGTATCCATCACCCTGCCCACTGAAAACCGTCTGACGATATTCCATGCGGAGTAGCTGACGAGGGGGCCGCATTCGGACAATCCGTAACCCACGGTATAACGAAAATGTATTTTGCTTAAAAATTCTGCCAGTTCTCTGTCAAGAGCGGCACCACCGATGACGATGGTCTCAAAATTGTTACCGAACATTTCGGATAATTTTTGGTTGATTTTCGAATAGATGAGGTTGCTGATGCCGGGAATTTTTAACAGGACCCGGATTTTTTTCTGATTCAAAAATGGCCGCAGGTGTTTTTTATAGATTTTTTCGATCACAAGGGGAACCGACAGGATCAATTTTGGTCGGATTTCCTGGAACGCTTTGACGATCACTTTGGGAGAGGGAATTTTTCCCAGAAACGTAATGTGGCATCCCCTGCTCAACGGATATAAAAATTCAAATGAACAGCCGAAGGCGTGTGCCAATGGCAGAAAGGAAACGATTGTATCGCCGGGATTCAAATTCAATGCGTTCTGGGCGAAAATGATATTGGCGGTCAGACAGTTGTGAGACAGCATGACGCCTTTTGAAAATCCGGTGGTTCCGGATGTATAGACAATGGCCGCCAGCTGGTCATTTTCAATGGGTTGCAAACAAAATGTTTCGGGGGAAAGATCGGTATCGTATTCATTCAGATAATCGCTGCAGGATTTTTCGACAAGTCCGGACATGGATTCATGACGGGTATAAAGGAGCGAAAAATCGTCCATAGAAAAAACCGATTGAATCCCTGTCAGCCGTGATGTGTCTATTTGTTCATACATGGCATCGGATATAAACAACAAAACAGAATCCGAATGATTGATAATGTGATGAATCTCATCAGGGTGAAAATCCGGAAGAATGGGAACGATGACGGCCCCATAGGTTACGGTCGCCAGGTACGTGGTTGCCCAGCCTTCCGAGTTTTTCCCGAGCAGTGCAATTTTATCCCCCTGTCTGATCTTGTTTTTACTGAAGATATAATGAAGCCATTTGATTTTAGATGCGATTTCGCCATAGGATAAGGTTTTGCCTTTGTAATCTGACAGGGCGGGAAGTTGCCAGTTTCTTTTGATACTTTCTTCTATTTCGTTTACAAGACTTTCCTTCAGCATGATATCTTTCTTTCAGTAGCCATTGATAAAAGGTAATCGTTTTCTGCTCCAGCAGAGGTTTACGGATACCGGCCCTCTGTGCCCGTTGACTTTTGACCGAGTCAGCTTTTTTGTAAAATGTAAAACTTTTGTAAATTTACTCATTTTGTGTTGTGTTTGTCAATCCTTTATCGAACTTCAACCGGGAGTCGTGAGCCGGAAGGGGTGGTATTATATTTGCCATGAGGATGTGTTTGACACGGGTAACTGATTTTATTATCTTGAAAGAGATGTGTGTTTTTATACCATAAGCGGTTGTCGTTACCACAACGCTGTTTTCAGAATTATTTTAAATCGACAGAAATCTATCCGGCAGAGGCGCTTTTTATAAATTGATATGGTCCTGAAAAAAATACTTCGGAGGTGAACGATGAATAATCAGGAATTGATCACGATGCTTAACAGGGATCTGGCTGATGAACACGCCGCCATTATTCGTTATCTGGTGCACGGCTACCTGGAGGGCGAGGATACGCCGATCGGGGCGAGTCTGCTCTCCCGCGCCAGAGAGGAGATGTGGCATATGCACTGGCTGGGGATGATTATCGGACAGATGGGCGGCGAACCGGATCTGAAACCGGCGCCTTATCCGTTTGACCCGACCAGCCGGGCGTCCCTGCTCAGGTCCTATGTGGCATACGAAAAGAAACTGATTCCACATTATCACGGAGAAGCGGAGAGGGCCAGTGACCCCCATCTCCGGCGGGTGCTTCACCGGGAGGCCTGGGAATCTGAAATACATGCCGTGAAATTTCAGAGACTTCTGGACAAACTGTCTCCTGAGCAGGCAAAGGGGGTGCCGGGCGCTGAAAACGAATTGCCGGCGGGATTGACGGACAAGCTGCAACACATCATTGAAGCCAAATATACCCAGATGCTTCAGGCGGTTCGTGATTCCTGGGTATTTCAGACATCGCCGATGACCGGCTGGCAGATTATGGATTTTTCCATGACCAAAATGAAACAGCTTGCCCATGTCGCCGAGGAGGTGACTGATAACGGGATTGAACCCCGATTGCGACTGGGGAAAATTGATAAAAGCGTAGCCATCGGTGTTTCACTTCGCAGAGCGCTTGAAGATGTAAATAAAATCAGGCAGATGCATATTGATCTGAAAAATGATCGTGAGACTGAAGGGCATTCCGGACTGCGTAACAACCTGGATCTGTCAATTCAACAAGAGGAGTATGAGGCGCAGGAGATAGAGGACTGGTTGAGATCCGAAAAATGACCTGCCCGCAGGGCAATGCCATCCGTTCTGTATAACCGAAAGCGGCAGATGCTTTTCCAGGCATCTGCCGCTTTCGGTTATACAGAACTGCCGCTACTGTCCGACCACTTGACCACGTTAAGTTATCTCCGGCGTTGCATAAACAAAATGGGGTTATCTTGCACCCCACGGTCCCGACGGATCATCATCCATGATGACGCTTTCAACTCCCGTGGCTTTGGCTATATCCGGATTGCGCATCTGAATGCGCACGCAGGAATTCCACCGGAGAATGGCATCTTCATTTTCCGCAGGGCTTAACTCCATGGCCTTTTGAAAACAGCTCATCGCTCTGGCAAACCATTCATATGCCACTTGACCGGCACCGGGCGCTCCCTGGTTGATATAGGCTTTGGCGCGGCGTTCTAAAATGATTCCGGTGTAATATAATTTCCGGTATTCATCGCTCAATCGATTCACAATTTCGGATGCCTCCCGGAAGGCATCGGGATTCTGGCGTTGTCCGAACTGATCTGTCAGAGCCAGGACCAGGGTGGTGATGGCTCTCTGATTGTCCGGATCAATTTCGAGAATATCGCGACAAATACTTTCCGATTCAACCGGTTCTTTCAGCAAACGGTAATGCTCGGCTTTTTCGATGGCACGCGGGACTGATTCATTTGATAAACGTTTGAGTTCAAACATAGTGGTCTCCTTTACCGTCAATTCATGAAGGGTGGGGGAAATGACAAATTTCCGATTGTTTTAATTCAATTGTTCATAACTGCGGCCATAACGCCGTGAGGCCCGTATCGGCCGTTTCAGGCTTCTCCAGCACGATACGGAGACAACGGCCGGGACTTTGAAACTACACGTAAGAGAATATGGCC from Desulfobacterales bacterium harbors:
- a CDS encoding FAD-dependent oxidoreductase; the encoded protein is MKKHLVIAGTGHAHLTLLKRLQAITGMGHRVTAINPGPWHYYSGMGPGLLSGRYQPRQARFNTMKMVQDRGGQFIEGSVIRIDPDKRHLMLHTGKIISYDIVSFNTGSYIPVEGDIYGSNHVYPAKPIERLIDARQAIETRFKKNQPIHIVVAGGGAAGVEISANIRRLANRAPTHVTIHLIAGRRLLGRFNEKVRYHALGSLTARHIHVIEQARLKKIHAHSVELTDGSILSADMVFMATGTRPSSFFRDSGLPVGNDGGLLVNDYLQCITRPEIFGGGDCICFNSMPLPGIGVYAVRQNPILFHNIVASLTHGTYKPFTPQKTYMLILNMGDGTGIFFRNSWVWKSKLALLLKHLIDSRFVKSFQLSGEGRDR
- a CDS encoding tRNA-dihydrouridine synthase family protein, with product MTINLTHFLNQPLTIGTRQIQTRLSLAPMARLGNVAFRELVSSFGGYGLLFTEMCSSKTVAQGNGPKWTGFRWRKAELSELVCQLFGNDPGMMAAAARRVEHEGFFGVDINFGCSVHALCKQNCGAALLKQPALAAEIVSSVRRSVACPVFVKFRTGWQDDPQIAVDLARRFEDAGADALSFHPRVAPDRRTRLPKWEYIGNVKASVDIPVFGNGNVFDAGDCSKMIETTGCDAVMVGRLAVAKPWIFSSLSGDYQPEPETCADCALKLLKQLPEYYDVTTALRRFKEFMSYFAANFRFGHSLYLQIRRQDTLNAVEETIVRFFSTQPEMMASKPNISLFR
- a CDS encoding cysteine desulfurase family protein codes for the protein MKKPIYLDYNGTTPHDPEVIDAMRPFLETEFGNPSSSHWYGIAPAKAVIHARRQIASLINCRPEEIIFTSGGTESNNFAIKGIASAYRNRGNHIITSQIEHPAVLQVCSYLESHGFTITRLPVDGHGLIRVSDVENAIRPETILITLMHANNEVGTIEPVEEIARAAKRKNVIMHTDAAQSMGKIPVDVQKLGVDLLSIAGHKLYAPKGIGALYIREGVEPAPLIHGAGQEKGRRPGTENVLEIAGLGKACEIAKRDMDQNRAHMQAMQEMLYEGLKKEISEIRFNGHPRHRLPNTLSVSFRGLESNRILEQTGLEIAASPGAACHSDTVDISHVLKAMNIPMEWAKGTVRFSTGKMTTADEIRTAIQVIANAIASLKER
- a CDS encoding tRNA-dihydrouridine synthase family protein: MRGFTDSVYRNVFSRYFDGIDLAIAPFISTMRGDKIKPVHIRGLLPEQNQSMPLIPQILSNDADGFIRLAVYLSDLGYKTLNWNLGCPHSMVANKKRGSGLLPFPVQIDAFLDRVMPAIPNRLSIKTRLGRYDADEIFELLPVFNRYLLEEIIIHPRTGVQMYTGKTDLDRFAMCLEISDHPVVYNGDICSRDDFVRLSARFGRISRWMLGRGVLADPFLPGTIKRGSAVCTDSIGTLKQFHDDLFEQYRELLSGPSHVVQRMKGLWRYIAQPFPDNGKVLKKIYRARDIDSYRQWVEAFFESASLEKCRSSSVSAP
- the trxA gene encoding thioredoxin codes for the protein MTRTMFNLLPRSIVRAVILIACIFVSGAYGQKEASSTRNNDPEKSAPIVIKTQAQFDDIIATSGSNLIMVDFYADWCKPCKILSPIIEDIAEKNFAKVTVCKLDVDKHRALASRFRISGIPVVIFFKNKKQIYKMYGLQPKNRYIEAIEKLSQKK
- a CDS encoding helicase C-terminal domain-containing protein, with product MLKPYDQPICRLAFIFAHCGEKPDRGCHVYSISAVVISIDGTRKNFSSLVRYDGLTSRERCHSNISREMLAGAPDAGDVSDRIRQFLKPEDVVFVLDDSDHIRHISSFCNLTRFIDLGFAAEYLFPHLPSHSIKSLWGFLNRKKKDRISFSSDEIVELAVSLVENICSTRLNDTQIPYAAVIRYFLKKSDTLFGRAFTHIAQNYTCYFGGLFDACSAVDTGNWKQFLEKNGYRPSRDADPKDFIPVSLEHLEALYRGMADSGKGYTCRSEQIRYAGHVARALNDSAVLTIEAGTGTGKTQGYLIPVLEFLYRNKNARVVISTYTKSLQEQIYQRELTVAFDVFKHYRDIPFSLLKGKSSYICAVKLDNLYEETLSGPGLLAWLYFLMRVLDFRNCDSDSIGLKVADYLGGPVNFYQMLHEISAKTGCHSGHQRCPAQIVTIEASAARLIITNHHKLALLDQDPRLAGLFRNYVVDEANHFEHSVRNAFGEEVRSFDIAAVADYLESVAGRLLKRAAGDPEACIRMALSRIHVLKNQISQLRDALSSISSKSGAGDIQPVQYDHPAFQNGHIKYHLQPLVESVSGVCAGFDWLKDAAACRGVKLQRRTAERIKTSVAQLSEYGESLKLIETISASQHHVAAFQCFRNHWTLMAHEVEVSDLIRRYMFQQKDAIVFTAATLTYKGRFDTFREIAGMLPSQDKEPGEADAREFRFEKIPSLFSKDAIEIIVPDEAVTGRYDNKTNWTHSVVAQLPELIRKNRGRTLVLFSSYADLIEIVSRVSAAVTESMYPLLIQQKGCPTVNLCDEFRTVKESVLFGVDTFWYGVDFKGDTLTQVIITRIPYPTPYDPIQMARKKILSPSSYWKRYHYDTGIKLKQGVGRLIRSDTDRGKIIILDTRFKKQMLEDG
- a CDS encoding AMP-binding protein, whose product is MLKESLVNEIEESIKRNWQLPALSDYKGKTLSYGEIASKIKWLHYIFSKNKIRQGDKIALLGKNSEGWATTYLATVTYGAVIVPILPDFHPDEIHHIINHSDSVLLFISDAMYEQIDTSRLTGIQSVFSMDDFSLLYTRHESMSGLVEKSCSDYLNEYDTDLSPETFCLQPIENDQLAAIVYTSGTTGFSKGVMLSHNCLTANIIFAQNALNLNPGDTIVSFLPLAHAFGCSFEFLYPLSRGCHITFLGKIPSPKVIVKAFQEIRPKLILSVPLVIEKIYKKHLRPFLNQKKIRVLLKIPGISNLIYSKINQKLSEMFGNNFETIVIGGAALDRELAEFLSKIHFRYTVGYGLSECGPLVSYSAWNIVRRFSVGRVMDTLEIKIDSENPRKIVGEILVRGENIMDGYYKDPDNTAEAIDQEGWFHTGDLGQIDEEGFIFIKGRSKHMILNSSGQNIYPEEIESKLNNMPFVEESLVIEKDGKLTGLIYPDYQAVNSKGLSENELQLKLEEIRNQLNKQLPVYSKISRIELFTEEFEKTPTKKIKRRLYQKSGSFFITNESAVSMAGR